The following proteins come from a genomic window of Maniola jurtina chromosome 15, ilManJurt1.1, whole genome shotgun sequence:
- the LOC123872715 gene encoding uncharacterized protein LOC123872715, with translation MKRTLFIILVVCTLSAMAAVPKLRRAIDPDEEENKTSSSSSPTKICAPQTPCGWSVYHPHSRIITTNITNTYCTCAPGTSCESAEDDLAASTYVLLCKKTPES, from the exons ATGAAGCGAACGCTGTTCATCATCCTGGTCGTCTGCACGCTGTCCGCGATGGCGGCGGTGCCCAAACTAAGG AGGGCTATTGATCCAGATGAAGAGGAAAATAAAACATCCAGTTCCTCAAGCCCCACGAAGATCTGTGCGCCGCAGACGCCCTGCGGATGGTCGGTCTACCACCCGCACTCGAGAATCATCACCACGAACATTACTAATACTTA TTGTACATGTGCGCCAGGAACAAGTTGTGAATCGGCCGAAGACGACCTGGCCGCCAGCACGTATGTGCTGCTCTGCAAGAAGACTCCTGAGAGCTAG
- the LOC123872615 gene encoding uncharacterized protein LOC123872615, whose translation MTQWLEFRDTYLSLIHSNNNLGNINKFHYLRAALKGSALTVIKNLEFTSKNYEVAWQLLSSRYDNERLLVNIHVNSLLNFSTMTKESGKSLRNLVDTINRNLCALNTLGQPTDHWDTLVIHLMSRKLDSVTFREWEEHRNSITTSPTLKQFIDFLIGRADLLDTIQLEETQRQSTSQINQNTQFTQNKHITQSKNTSLNKEKITLKTTACPLCTQNHFLFSCSEFRKLSVDERLEKMKNFSVCKNCLRPGHKDSQCRLTHCKYCSLKHSTLLHKDTEQHTTVALSANIQTSNKPLTLLSTALVNVVGADGKLHPARALLDNASTGHYVTQHLCEKLGLLRRSVSSSVTVKALHLELVTDLTKEAFISAFLKFISRRGKPMSVTSDNSTTFIGASNEIASFFSKYSDDIKSDLSNRDIEFRRIPQYTPHFGGLWESAVKSVKFHLKRILNLTHLTYEEMTTCLVQIEAILNSRPLTPLSSDPSDLTCLTPAHFLIGRSLLSVPRPMVSDTNIAAMDRYQRIEALKQHFWRRFSAEYVSLLQQRMKWQRGSITSLQLGSLVLVKDRAQRPLLWLLGRVEKVHPGQDGVARVAEIKTKKGVITRAFNNICPFRFPTRAGRMFSAIALHKACAAAGCGSGEPRGAAPARGTMHSRRDRLQITSA comes from the exons ATGACTCAATGGTTGGAATTCAGAGATACGTATCTTTCTTTAATtcactctaataataatttagggaatattaataaatttcattatttgaGAGCAGCTCTTAAAGGCAGTGCCTTAACAGtcataaaaaatcttgaattcaCTTCCAAAAATTATGAAGTAGCATGGCAATTGCTAtcaagtaggtacgacaatgaACGATTGCTTGTAAATATACATGTCAACTCGTTACTAAATTTCTCAACAATGACAAAAGAGTCTGGAAAATCCTTAAGAAATTTAGTCGATACAATTAATCGTAATTTATGTGCATTAAATACCCTAGGTCAACCCACTGATCACTGGGATACCTTGGTTATTCATTTAATGAGTCGTAAGTTAGACAGTGTTACCTTTCGTGAGTGGGAGGAACATCGTAACTCAATAACTACTTCTCCTACATTAAAACAATTTATAGATTTTCTAATAGGCAGAGCTGACTTATTAGATACTATACAACTTGAAGAAACACAAAGACAGTCAACTtcacaaataaatcaaaatacacAATTTACACAGAATAAGCACATTACACAATCaaaaaatacaagtttaaataaagaaaaaattacacttaaaacCACTGCATGTCCTTTATGTacacaaaatcattttttatttagctgttctgaatttagaaaattaagCGTAGATGAACGCTTAGAAAAAATGAAGAATTTCAGTGTGTGTAAAAATTGTTTACGGCCTGGTCACAAAGACAGTCAGTGCCGCTTAACTCACTGTAAATACTGTTCTTTAAAGCACAGCACACTTTTACATAAAGATACTGAACAGCACACCACAGTTGCCTTATCTGCAAATATTCAGACTAGTAACAAACCTCTTACATTGCTTTCCACAGCATTGGTGAATGTGGTCGGCGCCGACGGGAAACTACATCCTGCTCGCGCTCTTCTAGACAATGCCTCCACGGGGCATTACGTCACACAGCACCTGTGTGAGAAGCTGGGTTTGCTGCGTCGAAGCGTAAGCTCCTCTGTGACAG TTAAAGCTTTGCACCTGGAGCTCGTCACGGATTTGACAAAGGAGGCCTTCATATCAGCATTTCTAAAATTTATATCACGTCGCGGTAAGCCAATGTCTGTAACGTCCGATAACTCGACGACCTTTATTGGAGCCAGTAATGAAATCGCATCTTTTTTCTCAAAATACTCAGACGACATCAAGTCAGATCTTAGCAATAGGGATATTGAATTCCGCCGTATACCCCAGTACACACCTCACTTCGGGGGTTTATGGGAGTCTGCTGTCAAATCAGTCAAATTTCACCTTAAACgcatcttaaatttaacacattTAACGTACGAAGAGATGACCACGTGTCTGGTTCAGATTGAAGCCATCCTAAATTCCAGACCACTCACACCTCTTTCTTCCGATCCTTCCGACCTTACTTGCCTCACTCCCGCTCATTTCCTCATAGGACGCTCACTCTTGTCGGTTCCTCGCCCAATGGTCAGCGATACAAACATCGCCGCCATGGATCGCTACCAACGCATCGAGGCGCTCAAGCAGCACTTCTGGCGGAGATTCTCGGCTGAATACGTCTCTCTGCTACAACAGCGCATGAAATGGCAGAGGGGCTCAATCACAAGTCTCCAGCTAGGTAGCCTGGTGCTCGTGAAAGACAGAGCGCAGCGACCACTTTTATGGCTGCTTGGAAGAGTGGAGAAGGTGCATCCAGGACAGGACGGAGTGGCTCGCGTGGCAGAGATCAAAACAAAGAAGGGAGTCAT